A single Tenacibaculum sp. Bg11-29 DNA region contains:
- a CDS encoding peptidase domain-containing ABC transporter — protein sequence MKKFPNFQQTEAKDCGPTCIKIISKHYDKTINTQQLRKLSETTREGSSLLGLSDAVESMGFKSLGIKLSYNKLQEAPLPCILHWNKNHYVVLYKIKKDSIYISDPAHGLISFTKAEFIQSWIGNNANENTEEGIALLVEPTPRFYNEEFEEDEKFGFSFIFKYLFKYKKFIVQLIIGLLAGSLLQLILPFLTQSIVDVGIKNQDLNFIYLILFAQLFLFVGKASLEIIRSWILLHLSTRINISLISDFFIKLMKLPISYFDVRMTGDLLQRINDHKRIERILTTSSLTVLFSFFNLIIFSLVLGYYSLQIFGVFVIGSVLYFGWVLFFFKKRKELDYKRFSQVSQEQSKVIELINGMQEIKLHNAERRMRWNWEYVQARLFKVATKSLALEQTQSVGSNFINELKNMFITVLSAKLVIDGDITLGMMMAISYIVGQLNGPITQLINFMRDVQDAQISIDRLGEIHNMEDEEKPGDEKVTHIPENAVIKLNNISFRYTGGLEPVLNDLSLEIPANKTTAIVGVSGSGKTTLMKLLLGFYQVDKGDIMVNNFNLKNISQKEWRRNCGVVMQEGYIFNDSIAKNIAVGEDYVDKKKLAHAINVANIADYIEGLPLGYNTKIGSEGNGLSTGQKQRLLIARSVYKNPRFLFFDEATSALDANNEKVIMEKLNEFFSDKTAVVIAHRLSTVKNAHQIVVLDKGKIIEKGTHDELIKLNGSYYHLVKNQLDLGK from the coding sequence TTGAAAAAATTTCCAAATTTCCAACAAACAGAAGCCAAAGATTGTGGGCCTACATGTATAAAAATCATATCAAAACATTATGATAAAACTATTAACACCCAACAATTACGTAAACTAAGTGAAACCACTCGAGAAGGTAGTAGTTTACTCGGTTTAAGTGATGCTGTGGAATCTATGGGGTTCAAATCTTTAGGGATAAAATTATCATATAATAAACTGCAAGAAGCTCCATTACCATGTATACTACATTGGAATAAAAATCACTATGTAGTACTTTATAAAATTAAAAAAGACTCTATTTATATTTCCGATCCTGCTCATGGATTAATCTCTTTTACCAAAGCAGAGTTTATTCAATCTTGGATTGGTAACAATGCTAATGAAAATACAGAAGAAGGTATTGCTTTATTAGTAGAACCTACCCCTCGTTTTTATAATGAAGAATTTGAAGAAGATGAAAAATTTGGATTCTCTTTTATATTCAAATACTTATTCAAATACAAAAAATTTATAGTACAGCTTATTATAGGACTGCTTGCTGGAAGTTTATTGCAACTAATACTTCCGTTCTTAACACAAAGTATTGTGGATGTTGGTATTAAAAACCAAGATTTAAACTTTATATATTTAATCTTATTTGCTCAATTATTTTTGTTTGTTGGTAAAGCTTCTTTAGAAATTATTCGAAGTTGGATTTTACTGCACTTAAGTACTCGAATAAATATTTCATTAATCTCTGATTTTTTTATAAAATTAATGAAACTACCCATCTCCTATTTCGATGTAAGAATGACGGGGGATTTATTACAAAGAATTAATGATCATAAACGAATAGAGCGAATATTAACTACTTCTTCTTTAACTGTTTTATTTTCTTTTTTCAACCTAATTATTTTCAGTTTAGTACTAGGCTATTATAGTTTACAAATTTTTGGAGTATTCGTTATAGGAAGTGTTTTATACTTCGGATGGGTATTATTCTTCTTTAAAAAACGTAAGGAATTAGATTACAAACGATTCTCACAAGTAAGTCAAGAACAAAGTAAAGTAATTGAACTTATTAACGGAATGCAAGAAATTAAGCTACATAATGCCGAACGCCGAATGCGTTGGAACTGGGAATATGTACAAGCTCGATTATTTAAAGTAGCTACTAAAAGTTTAGCGTTAGAACAAACTCAAAGTGTAGGTTCTAATTTCATTAATGAACTAAAGAATATGTTCATAACTGTACTTTCTGCTAAGTTGGTTATTGACGGCGATATTACATTGGGTATGATGATGGCTATTAGTTATATCGTTGGCCAATTAAATGGGCCAATTACACAATTAATTAATTTCATGCGTGACGTACAAGATGCTCAAATATCTATTGATAGGCTTGGTGAAATTCATAATATGGAAGATGAAGAGAAACCTGGCGATGAAAAAGTTACACACATTCCTGAAAATGCAGTTATAAAATTAAATAATATTTCATTTAGATATACGGGAGGATTAGAACCTGTACTTAACGACTTATCCTTAGAAATACCTGCAAATAAAACTACCGCCATTGTTGGAGTTAGTGGTAGTGGTAAAACTACTTTAATGAAACTATTACTTGGTTTTTATCAAGTAGATAAAGGAGATATTATGGTAAATAATTTTAACCTGAAAAACATCTCTCAAAAAGAATGGAGAAGAAACTGTGGTGTAGTAATGCAAGAAGGATACATTTTTAATGATTCCATTGCTAAAAATATTGCCGTAGGTGAAGATTATGTTGATAAAAAAAAATTAGCACATGCTATAAATGTAGCTAATATAGCGGATTATATAGAAGGGCTACCACTTGGGTACAATACTAAAATAGGTAGTGAAGGTAACGGATTGAGTACTGGACAAAAACAACGACTACTTATTGCTAGGTCTGTATATAAAAATCCACGATTCTTGTTTTTTGACGAAGCTACTTCTGCCCTAGATGCTAATAATGAAAAGGTAATTATGGAAAAATTGAATGAGTTCTTCTCTGATAAAACAGCCGTTGTAATTGCTCACCGATTAAGTACCGTGAAAAATGCACATCAAATAGTGGTATTAGATAAAGGGAAAATCATTGAAAAAGGTACACATGACGAACTTATTAAACTAAATGGAAGTTATTATCATCTGGTAAAAAACCAACTAGATTTAGGTAAATAA
- a CDS encoding response regulator transcription factor — protein MKKEKKSILIIDSCPLICEAYKSLINSINKTNNQSLNTNLAHCAEGGYDIINRINKNNLTLDIAILELKFSQKIDEKKISGEDLATTIRKTLPDTKIIISTTSDDNFRIHNIFKTINPEGFILKRDLTSSEFKTAVNSVINDDLFYSKSILRLLRKEISSNFLIDSVDRKILYELSIGARMKDMPNYIPLSAASIEKRKRHLKKIFNVKDKGDRELILTAKEKGFI, from the coding sequence ATGAAAAAAGAAAAAAAATCTATTCTAATCATAGATAGCTGCCCTTTAATATGTGAAGCATACAAAAGCCTAATTAACTCAATAAACAAGACAAATAACCAATCTTTAAACACAAACCTAGCGCACTGTGCTGAAGGAGGGTACGACATAATAAACAGAATAAACAAAAACAATCTAACCCTCGATATAGCAATTTTAGAGTTAAAATTCTCTCAAAAAATTGATGAAAAAAAGATATCTGGAGAGGATTTGGCTACTACAATAAGAAAAACATTACCCGATACTAAAATTATTATTTCAACAACATCTGATGATAATTTTAGAATTCATAATATTTTTAAAACAATAAATCCAGAAGGGTTTATTTTAAAAAGAGATTTGACTTCTAGTGAGTTTAAAACAGCTGTAAATTCTGTTATTAATGATGATCTTTTTTATAGTAAATCTATTTTAAGACTTTTAAGAAAAGAAATTTCTTCAAACTTTTTAATTGATAGTGTAGATCGAAAAATATTATACGAACTATCAATCGGAGCCAGAATGAAAGACATGCCGAACTATATTCCGTTATCCGCAGCGAGTATTGAAAAAAGGAAACGTCACTTGAAAAAAATATTTAATGTAAAAGATAAAGGCGACAGAGAACTCATATTAACAGCTAAAGAGAAAGGCTTCATATAA
- a CDS encoding CHAT domain-containing protein codes for MKIHYPLLFMLFYSFYANGQLKPHKNFTEKKADSILNLHDKNGKYAKLAHDISFFFYKKKKNYSLAIKYGKIEISTLEEKGLDNNKNYSNALYNIGKFYAKSKDHENAILYYTKVTRTNYFPLKKAQSYCELGKSYRIKGDLYKSLFFYQKGLPLIKKHVTLRSFISHCINFSLTTQELNTKESNQLGLFYLKKADSIIQQNPYLNVSKYIYPLNINLGYLYSSKKSYNYKKAKYHYLKNLNNAILEKNEKIISASYLNLGELYLKKGNDSSFIFLKKSSEFNLVEKHITSEAYRNLAHYYIVKKDLNKALINIQTSLNTSFNVKNKDAISTLPKSDLINILNKRNVIKALKSKTEILIYLFKKTNNYDYLNKAINTINLADKLITIIIQYSTENSTHFLWRKEISSIYKLGVQVSHLLNNDLLMFSFMEKNKAFLLTVNINNNINNFKLPLKIITKDLLLKKNILQLESKILTPKRKDSLFNLKENYTFFKDSVQKKHPQYTDSNKSRKLLSLNKVTEQLPENEVIISYALSSPSSNEEKTSLYGLLISNKKSISFQIEKAQQFLKLLEEYKILISKPLIRKNELKRFKEVSFSLYELLFPSKEIREVIENKNITIISDIDFENIPFEALNTNKNGLNYLLENCNINYAYSYSFLKFNSKRKRKTVNDFIGFAPINFNTSKKPQLKHSKKEVETIGGLLNGEIYIYNESSKENFINKSSDTKIIHLATHASLNHNPSITFYNKELKLHELYTYKNNADLVVLSACETNLGDIKPGEGVLSLARGFFYSGAKSVVSSLWNVNDKSTTYIMTSFYKNLKDGKSKSVALINAKREYLNNHSLSEKSPYYWASFVLIGDGGKVRLTNHNYLYILLLGVIFMSTLFFYFKNKKKRVT; via the coding sequence ATGAAAATACACTATCCCCTTCTTTTTATGCTATTTTATTCTTTTTACGCCAATGGGCAGTTAAAACCACATAAAAATTTCACAGAAAAAAAAGCGGATAGTATATTAAACCTACATGATAAAAATGGTAAGTATGCTAAATTAGCTCATGATATTTCTTTTTTTTTTTATAAAAAAAAGAAGAACTACTCTCTAGCTATTAAATATGGTAAAATAGAAATAAGTACTCTTGAAGAGAAAGGTCTTGACAACAACAAAAATTATTCAAATGCCTTATATAACATAGGTAAATTTTATGCAAAATCAAAAGACCATGAAAATGCTATATTATACTACACAAAAGTAACGAGAACTAATTATTTTCCTTTAAAAAAAGCTCAATCTTATTGTGAGTTAGGTAAATCTTATAGAATAAAAGGAGATTTATATAAATCACTTTTTTTCTACCAGAAAGGACTTCCTTTAATAAAAAAACATGTTACACTACGATCTTTTATTTCACACTGTATTAATTTTTCTCTAACAACTCAAGAGTTAAATACAAAAGAAAGTAATCAATTAGGACTTTTTTATTTAAAGAAAGCAGACAGTATAATACAACAAAACCCATATCTGAATGTTTCTAAATATATTTATCCTTTAAATATAAATTTAGGATATCTATACTCTTCCAAAAAATCATATAACTACAAGAAAGCAAAGTATCATTATTTAAAAAATTTAAACAACGCTATTCTTGAAAAAAACGAAAAAATAATTTCTGCTTCCTATTTAAACTTAGGAGAATTATATTTAAAAAAGGGAAACGATAGTTCTTTTATTTTTTTAAAAAAAAGCTCTGAATTTAATCTTGTGGAAAAACACATAACTTCTGAAGCTTACAGAAATTTAGCGCATTATTATATTGTAAAAAAAGATTTGAATAAAGCTTTAATTAATATTCAAACATCATTAAATACTAGTTTTAATGTAAAAAACAAAGATGCTATTTCTACATTACCAAAAAGTGACTTAATAAATATTTTAAATAAAAGAAATGTAATTAAAGCTTTAAAAAGCAAAACAGAAATTCTTATTTATTTATTTAAAAAAACGAACAATTATGACTACTTAAATAAAGCTATTAATACGATTAATTTAGCAGATAAATTAATAACTATAATAATACAATACAGTACTGAAAACAGTACTCATTTTTTATGGAGAAAAGAAATCTCTAGTATTTACAAACTTGGTGTACAGGTATCTCATTTACTAAACAACGATCTTTTAATGTTTAGTTTTATGGAAAAAAACAAAGCTTTCTTATTAACTGTAAACATTAATAACAATATTAATAACTTTAAACTCCCTTTAAAAATAATTACTAAAGACCTTTTATTAAAAAAAAACATTTTGCAACTAGAAAGTAAAATCCTTACACCCAAAAGAAAAGATTCATTATTTAATTTAAAAGAAAACTACACTTTTTTTAAAGACTCTGTTCAAAAAAAACACCCTCAGTATACCGATTCTAACAAAAGCAGAAAATTACTTTCTTTAAATAAAGTCACTGAACAACTTCCTGAAAATGAAGTTATAATATCCTATGCTTTAAGTAGCCCTAGTTCTAATGAAGAGAAGACATCTTTATATGGTTTGTTAATATCAAATAAAAAAAGTATTTCATTTCAAATTGAGAAAGCTCAACAATTTTTAAAATTATTAGAAGAATACAAAATTCTTATTTCTAAACCACTTATTAGAAAAAATGAATTAAAAAGATTCAAAGAAGTTTCTTTTTCTCTTTATGAATTATTATTTCCTTCAAAAGAAATTAGAGAGGTTATTGAGAATAAAAACATAACTATTATTTCTGATATCGATTTTGAAAACATTCCTTTTGAAGCCTTAAACACAAATAAAAACGGTTTAAATTATTTACTAGAAAACTGTAATATTAACTATGCTTATTCTTATTCTTTCCTAAAGTTTAATTCAAAAAGAAAAAGAAAAACAGTAAATGATTTTATTGGCTTTGCTCCTATTAATTTTAACACGTCAAAGAAACCTCAGTTAAAACACTCAAAAAAAGAAGTAGAAACCATTGGTGGTTTATTAAATGGTGAAATTTACATTTATAATGAATCCTCTAAAGAAAACTTCATCAATAAAAGTTCGGATACAAAAATAATTCACTTAGCAACTCATGCGTCCTTAAATCATAATCCTTCTATAACATTTTATAACAAAGAACTTAAACTACACGAATTATACACCTATAAAAACAATGCTGATTTAGTTGTTTTAAGTGCTTGTGAAACGAATTTAGGAGACATAAAACCAGGTGAAGGAGTTTTAAGCCTTGCAAGAGGGTTCTTTTATTCTGGAGCAAAATCTGTAGTTTCGTCTCTATGGAATGTAAATGACAAATCAACAACCTATATAATGACTTCCTTTTACAAGAACTTAAAGGACGGTAAATCAAAATCAGTAGCATTAATCAATGCCAAACGAGAATACCTTAACAATCATTCATTATCAGAAAAATCACCTTATTATTGGGCTTCTTTTGTATTAATTGGTGACGGTGGAAAAGTAAGACTAACAAACCATAACTACCTATATATATTACTATTAGGAGTAATATTTATGAGTACTTTATTTTTTTATTTTAAAAATAAAAAAAAGAGGGTAACATAA
- a CDS encoding HlyD family efflux transporter periplasmic adaptor subunit — MPQITQNIEIRSEEVQEILSHVPNWMIRWGNTLFLGLIVMLLFITWFVKYPDVISSEVMVTTFFPPEKIYAKSTGKFEIFLTSEDKNVSENEVLAVIDNSASYKDVLLLKSITDTITYNNNFSFPIEKLPFLVLGDITTSFSQFENDYSEYVLNNKLTPYKSETFANKMSVIEAKGRLQILLSQKNLNKKELEFKEKDLNRSKKMFAQGVISAKEKEQKEIEFLQSKRSYKSLEASISQIRELINNSNKNLEGTSIKKTQNDSRLKKKAIQSFLYLKKAIKDWEKKYALTSSIYGKVSFLSFWNKNQTVKTDELIFIIIPTKDNSFIGKIKAPAANSGKIKKGQKVQIKLLNYPSDEFGELNGKVLSISQLPDLKGNYLIDVELPQDLKTSYGKTIAFRQEMKGTADIITEDLRLIERFFYQLRNIIK, encoded by the coding sequence ATGCCACAAATTACCCAAAACATAGAAATACGAAGTGAAGAAGTACAAGAAATATTAAGTCACGTACCTAACTGGATGATTCGCTGGGGAAATACACTGTTTTTGGGGCTCATAGTAATGTTACTTTTCATTACATGGTTTGTAAAATATCCCGATGTTATTTCTTCTGAAGTGATGGTAACAACCTTTTTTCCTCCTGAAAAAATATATGCTAAATCAACAGGTAAATTTGAAATATTTTTAACAAGTGAAGATAAAAACGTTTCAGAAAATGAAGTATTGGCCGTGATTGACAATAGCGCTTCATATAAAGATGTTTTACTTTTAAAAAGCATTACAGATACTATAACTTATAATAATAATTTTTCATTTCCTATTGAAAAACTTCCGTTTCTTGTTTTAGGAGATATTACTACTAGTTTCTCTCAATTTGAGAACGACTATTCTGAATATGTTTTAAACAATAAGCTTACTCCCTACAAATCAGAAACCTTTGCTAACAAAATGTCTGTCATTGAAGCAAAAGGAAGGTTGCAAATTTTGTTATCACAAAAAAATCTAAACAAAAAAGAATTAGAATTTAAAGAAAAAGATCTTAATAGAAGTAAAAAAATGTTTGCTCAAGGGGTTATTTCTGCCAAAGAAAAAGAACAAAAAGAAATTGAATTTTTACAATCTAAAAGATCCTATAAAAGTTTAGAGGCCTCTATTTCTCAAATTAGAGAATTGATAAATAATTCTAACAAAAACTTAGAGGGAACTTCTATTAAAAAAACTCAAAACGATAGTCGCTTAAAAAAGAAAGCAATTCAATCTTTTTTATATTTAAAAAAAGCTATAAAAGATTGGGAGAAAAAATATGCTTTAACTTCATCTATATATGGTAAAGTATCTTTTTTATCTTTTTGGAATAAGAATCAAACTGTAAAAACAGATGAGTTGATTTTTATAATTATTCCTACTAAAGATAACTCGTTTATTGGAAAAATAAAAGCACCTGCTGCAAACTCTGGTAAAATAAAAAAAGGGCAAAAAGTTCAAATAAAACTTTTAAATTACCCTTCAGATGAATTTGGTGAATTAAACGGAAAAGTTCTTTCTATTTCACAACTACCAGACTTAAAAGGGAATTACCTAATAGATGTTGAACTGCCTCAAGATTTAAAAACTAGCTACGGAAAAACAATTGCTTTCAGACAAGAAATGAAAGGGACTGCTGATATCATAACTGAAGATTTACGATTGATAGAACGTTTTTTCTATCAATTAAGAAATATTATTAAATAA
- a CDS encoding vitamin K epoxide reductase family protein, with protein sequence MKDTLINLVQRLLKKNKISFDKEELFFQIQSHPSYPSLHAITGVLDHFNIENVAANVPVNSATLTQLPNCFIAQINTEQNKDLVTVEKEGLNYIIISTDNKKNKISENDFLQKFTGIIVAVEQSEENSPIEKNSNITQTIVVSALILLASFVVYQNTTSLFTPIHLILSVIGVVISIAIIKQELGLKTTIGDAFCSGTDDKKDCDAVLTSKGAEIFKNYKLSDFSILYFTGLTLLTFLQATNPTISYTISLIAIPVTLYSLYYQYAVIKKWCLLCLSIVGVLWLQALIPVITNTYNTNFIITDVIVFSLVALANWLSWYYLKPLFTDIHQLKKEKIENVKFKRNYTLFDSLLQKAPLLNTQIENCKEIIFGNPNSNLEIVIVTNPFCGHCKPVHKHIDEILHRYHQNVKIITRFTINADDKENNLVKVTSKLLEIHDKKGEVTCLEAMSEIYEDGNTDAWLKKWGNCNNVNYYISELEKGSNWCAENAINFTPEILINGKSFPKEYNRTDLIFFIEELEENNQPLVMV encoded by the coding sequence TTGAAAGATACATTAATCAACTTAGTACAACGTTTATTAAAGAAAAATAAGATATCTTTTGACAAAGAAGAACTTTTCTTTCAAATACAAAGCCATCCTTCATACCCAAGTTTACATGCTATCACGGGAGTCTTAGATCATTTTAATATCGAAAATGTAGCTGCTAATGTACCTGTAAATTCAGCTACACTTACACAGCTACCTAATTGTTTTATAGCGCAAATTAACACTGAACAGAATAAAGATTTAGTTACTGTAGAGAAAGAAGGTCTAAACTATATTATTATCAGTACTGATAATAAAAAAAATAAAATTTCCGAAAATGATTTTCTTCAAAAATTCACAGGTATTATTGTGGCTGTAGAACAATCTGAAGAAAACTCACCTATAGAAAAAAATTCAAATATTACCCAAACTATTGTAGTAAGTGCATTAATATTATTAGCTTCATTTGTTGTTTATCAAAATACAACCTCTTTATTTACCCCTATCCATTTAATTTTATCGGTAATTGGTGTTGTAATTAGTATTGCTATCATAAAACAAGAATTAGGTTTAAAAACAACAATAGGTGATGCTTTTTGTTCTGGTACTGATGATAAAAAAGACTGTGATGCTGTATTAACTTCTAAAGGGGCAGAAATATTTAAAAACTATAAATTAAGTGATTTTAGTATTTTGTACTTTACTGGGTTAACTCTCTTGACTTTTCTTCAAGCTACTAACCCGACAATCTCATATACTATAAGTTTGATTGCAATCCCTGTTACCTTATACTCTTTATACTACCAATACGCTGTTATAAAAAAATGGTGTTTACTTTGTTTAAGTATTGTAGGAGTATTATGGTTACAAGCTTTAATTCCTGTAATTACAAATACTTATAACACTAATTTCATAATTACAGATGTCATTGTTTTTAGCTTAGTAGCATTAGCTAACTGGTTATCTTGGTACTACCTAAAACCTTTGTTTACTGATATTCATCAGTTAAAGAAAGAAAAAATTGAAAACGTAAAATTTAAAAGAAATTATACCTTATTTGATAGTTTATTACAAAAAGCTCCATTATTAAATACTCAAATAGAAAACTGTAAAGAAATAATTTTTGGAAACCCCAATTCGAACTTAGAAATTGTAATAGTAACCAACCCTTTTTGTGGACACTGTAAACCTGTTCATAAACATATTGATGAAATATTACACAGATATCATCAAAATGTAAAAATAATTACTCGTTTTACTATTAATGCAGACGATAAAGAGAATAATTTAGTTAAAGTAACTAGTAAATTACTAGAAATTCATGATAAAAAAGGAGAGGTTACATGCCTAGAAGCGATGTCTGAGATATATGAAGATGGAAACACAGATGCTTGGTTAAAAAAATGGGGAAATTGCAATAATGTAAACTACTATATTTCTGAATTAGAAAAAGGAAGTAACTGGTGTGCAGAAAATGCTATTAATTTTACTCCAGAAATATTAATAAACGGAAAATCTTTTCCAAAAGAATATAACAGAACAGATTTAATCTTTTTTATTGAAGAATTAGAAGAAAACAATCAACCATTGGTAATGGTCTAA
- a CDS encoding RNA polymerase sigma factor: MGDIFLKALVDGDSRKIILIYNENYTSVKKFVLQNKGGIADAEDVFQKALLQITVRYKKEKFKINTSFNAYLFTVCKNLWRRELNKSKNKVTNTEIIELVSEDQDNSLAYLELKRQELFVEKLGEISENCKKVLTLFFAKTPYAEIVNSTDYSSETVVRQRVFKCKKKLTELIKKDVKYNSLKEL; encoded by the coding sequence ATGGGGGACATTTTTTTAAAAGCACTTGTTGATGGAGATTCTAGAAAAATAATTCTTATTTATAATGAGAATTATACTTCTGTGAAAAAATTTGTGCTTCAAAATAAAGGAGGAATTGCGGATGCTGAAGATGTTTTTCAAAAAGCATTACTGCAAATAACGGTAAGGTATAAAAAAGAAAAGTTTAAGATAAATACAAGCTTTAATGCTTATTTATTTACTGTTTGCAAAAACTTATGGCGTAGGGAATTAAATAAATCAAAAAACAAGGTAACAAACACCGAAATTATTGAACTAGTAAGTGAAGATCAAGATAATTCTTTAGCGTATTTAGAATTAAAGAGGCAAGAATTATTTGTAGAAAAGCTAGGTGAAATATCTGAAAACTGTAAAAAAGTACTAACGCTATTTTTTGCAAAAACACCATATGCAGAAATAGTAAATAGTACAGATTATAGTTCAGAAACTGTAGTTCGACAACGAGTTTTTAAATGCAAGAAAAAACTTACAGAATTAATTAAAAAAGATGTTAAATATAATTCATTAAAAGAATTATGA
- a CDS encoding vitamin K epoxide reductase family protein, translating into MKDTLINLVQRLLKKNQISFDKEELSFQIQSHPSYPSLYAITGVLDHFNIENVAADVPVNTETLLQLPNCFIAQINTKQDKDLITAEKEGTNYIIYNTENKKEKISESDFLQKFTGIIVAVEQSEDSVQLKTNSSITKIIALSTLTILASFVIYQNAISLYAPIYLILSIVGIIISVAIVKQELGLKTTIGDAFCSGADEKKDCDAVLTSKGSEIFRGYKLSDFSILYFTGLTLLTFLQTANPAISYTISLVAIPVTLYSLYYQYAVVKKWCLLCLSIVGVLWLQALAPIITNTYVTEFIVTDVVVFSLVTLTTWLSWNYIKPLFTDLNKLKKEKIENVKFKRNYTLFESLLQKSPQLDTQIENSNEIIFGNPNSNLEIVLVTNPFCGHCKPVHKHIDEILQRYNSQIKVIIRFNIYTKDKNSEAVRVTAKLLEIYNEKGKEECLNAMTEIYEVGKPNIWFEKWGNCNEKEEYFNELKKENKWCKANAINFTPAVLVNGKSFPKEYNRTDLIFFIEELEENYQPLVIV; encoded by the coding sequence TTGAAAGATACATTAATCAACTTAGTACAACGCTTATTAAAAAAGAATCAAATATCTTTTGATAAAGAAGAACTTTCTTTTCAAATACAAAGTCATCCTTCATACCCTAGTTTATATGCTATAACAGGAGTTTTAGATCATTTTAATATCGAGAACGTAGCTGCTGATGTACCAGTAAATACAGAAACCCTTTTACAGTTACCTAATTGTTTTATAGCTCAAATTAATACTAAACAAGATAAAGATTTAATTACCGCAGAAAAAGAGGGGACTAACTATATTATATATAACACGGAAAACAAAAAAGAGAAAATTTCTGAAAGTGATTTTCTTCAAAAATTCACAGGTATTATTGTTGCTGTAGAACAATCTGAAGATAGTGTACAACTAAAAACAAATTCTAGTATTACCAAAATTATTGCATTAAGTACTTTAACTATACTTGCATCTTTTGTAATTTATCAGAATGCAATTTCTTTATATGCACCTATATATTTAATACTATCTATTGTTGGTATCATAATTAGTGTCGCTATCGTAAAACAAGAACTGGGATTAAAAACTACAATAGGTGATGCTTTTTGTTCTGGAGCTGATGAAAAAAAAGATTGTGACGCTGTTTTAACTTCTAAAGGATCAGAAATATTTAGAGGCTATAAATTAAGTGATTTTAGTATTTTATATTTTACAGGCTTAACACTTTTAACATTTCTTCAAACCGCTAATCCAGCAATTTCATACACCATAAGCTTAGTCGCAATTCCAGTTACTTTATACTCATTATACTATCAATATGCCGTTGTAAAAAAATGGTGCTTGCTTTGTTTAAGTATTGTTGGTGTTTTATGGCTACAAGCTTTAGCTCCTATAATTACAAATACTTATGTTACTGAATTTATAGTTACAGATGTTGTTGTTTTTAGTTTAGTTACATTAACCACCTGGTTATCTTGGAACTACATAAAACCATTATTTACCGACCTTAATAAATTAAAAAAGGAAAAAATTGAAAATGTGAAGTTTAAAAGAAACTACACCTTATTTGAAAGCTTACTGCAAAAATCACCACAGCTAGATACTCAAATAGAAAACAGTAATGAGATTATTTTTGGAAACCCAAATTCAAACTTAGAAATAGTGCTTGTAACCAACCCTTTTTGTGGACATTGTAAACCCGTACATAAGCATATTGATGAAATACTACAGAGATACAACTCTCAAATAAAGGTAATTATCCGTTTTAATATATATACTAAGGATAAAAATAGTGAGGCTGTAAGAGTTACAGCTAAATTACTAGAAATTTATAATGAAAAAGGGAAAGAAGAATGTTTAAATGCTATGACAGAAATTTATGAAGTCGGAAAACCAAATATCTGGTTTGAAAAATGGGGGAATTGCAATGAGAAAGAAGAATATTTCAATGAATTAAAAAAAGAAAACAAATGGTGTAAAGCGAATGCTATAAACTTTACACCAGCTGTCTTAGTTAATGGAAAATCTTTCCCAAAAGAGTACAACAGAACAGACTTAATTTTCTTTATTGAAGAATTAGAAGAAAACTATCAACCATTAGTAATCGTATAA